Below is a genomic region from Verrucomicrobiota bacterium.
TAAGTTCAACTATGCGCTGCACTGAATGACAGACCCGCAGTGCCGATTGACAAGAAAGCTATTCCCTCAACCTCTCTGGCACCCGCGAGGTTGAAACGGTACGAGGATAGCAGGCGACCGGGAAAACTGATACCCCACGACGCCCCGCGCAACATCCGGAAGCTGCTTTTGCCGTCATAGAAATCCTCGCACCACTGCCACACATTCCCGCCCATATCATAAAGCCCAAACTGATTCGCCTTAAACCTCCCTACCGGAGAAGTGTTCTCGTATTCATCCACGTTCAACGATGGACTGTAGTTCCCCACCCCTTTCGGCGGTGGCCATTGATTGCCCCTGGGATAGATACCTTTTCAGTTTACCATCCTTTTCCTTGGGCGTGCCATTCCATTTTTTATCCCCAATCCCCACCGCATAGCTCCACTCCGCGTCCGTCGGCAGCCGATACTCCTGCCCGGCGGCCAATTTCCCCTCTCCTTGTTCCTTCGTGGTCAGCCACGCACAGAACGCCTTGGCGTCGTCCCAACTCACATTCACCGCCGAATGCGTCGGTCCCTGTGAAAAAGACGGAACCGGCCATTCGCGCTTAATATTTCGCTGAGTATCTTTTCCGAACCAGTGGTGTTCTGTTTCAATGGTTGCAGTCGCGTCAATAAACGCTTGATAATCCTGCACCCGCACGTCCCAGGTGCCAAACCACACGGTCGTGCCCGCCACCGGCGCAAACGCCATCCCCAAGCTGTTTGCCCAATGCTCGGCATTGGCCTTTTCCTGTGCGGCTTGCTCCGCTGCGCGTTTTTCCTCCGCTAAGGCCGCCGCTTCCGCCTCTGCCTCTGCCTTGCGTCGCGCTTCTTCCTGCACCTTGGCTTCCTGCTGCGATTTAAGAAAGGCCTCCTTCAGCCTGTTCCGTTTCTCCGCCGCTTGCTGAGCTTCCAAAGCCTCTCCGGCGCCCCCCCAGCGGGTCGGAGAACCGCGCTCTCTGGATATTTCGGTCGTGGTTTTTGATTGTCAATCGGCGCCCGATTATTAACAGTGTGGAAAATATGAAAGCAACCCGCCGTGAATTCATCCGCCGCTCGGCTCTGGCCGTTGCTGGTTACGGTTTGGCGCAGCCATGGGCGGCTCGCGCTGCAGCATCCGGAATTAGTCTCGGATTCAGCCTGTACGGCATGAAGTCGCTGCCGCTGGATGAGGCTTTGCGCGCTTGTGCCGCGATTGGCTATCGCAACGTGGAACTGACGTTGACGCCGGGCTTTCCTTCCGAACCCAAGCAGTTATCCGCCACCGCGCGCCAGGCGCTTCGCCAACAACTGCAATCCCTGTCGCTGGAGTTGTCCGGCCTCATGTTTAATTTGAAGCTGGTGGTGGACGATGCCGCGCACGCGAAAAACCTGGAGGAAATCAAGGTGGCCGCCGAACTGGCTCATGACCTTGCGCCGGACCGGGCCACCGTGGTGGAGACGGTGCTGGGCGGCAAACCCTCCGAATGGGACGCGGTGAAAGAGCGCATGGTTGAGCGGTTGCAATCGTGGGCGGAAGTGGCGAAGCGCGGGAAGATCATCCTGGGCGTCAAAGCCCATGTGGGCAGTGCGGTACACCTGCCGGAACGGTTGCTCTGGCTGCTGGATCGGGTGCCGGGAGACGCGGTGGCCGCCGTCTTTGATTACAGCCACTTCGAACTGCAAGGCGTGGGCCTGCCGGAGTCACTGAAATTGCTGTTGCCGCGAACAAAGTTTATTCATGTCAAAGATGCCACCGGGGATGCGAAAAAGTTCCAGTTCCTGCTGCCCGGCGATGGCAAAACTGATTATGTGGCCTACTTCAAATTGCTGCAACAGCACGGGTACCAGGGCCCGGTGGTGGCGGAGGTGAGCGGGCAGATATTCAGCCGGCCAGGGTACGATCCCCTCGCCGCCGCCCGGCAGTGTCATGCCAAACTTGCGGCGGCCTTGAATGGAGTTTGACCGGATAACCATGTTGGAGCACAAAACGATTATGAAAACGAACGAATTATCACCCGTGAATGCCAGTGGGACGAAGAGTCAGCCTGAAACTGCGAGTCTTTCCCGTCGCCGGTTCATGCTGGCCAGCGGAACGGTGGCCACCGCCTTTACCATCGTGCCCCGGCATGTCCTGGGCGGCCCGGGCCACGTCGCTCCCAGCGAAAAGATTGCCCTGGCCTACATCGGCTGCGGCACCCAGGGTTTGCGCGAAATGCCGAAGATGCTCGCCGCGCCCGAGGTGCAGATCGTGGCCGTGTGCGATCCCGTCAAGGATGGTCATGATTATGTGGACTGGTCCAAAGATAGCCATCGCAAGATGCTGGCCAACACCATGGGCAAACCGGATTGGCGGCAGGACGCGCCGGGCATCCCCGGCGGCCGCGAAATCGCCAAAGAGTTCATCGAGACCGTTTACGCCAAACAGCGGGCAGCAGATAAGTTCAAAGGGGTGACCGCCTATGCGGATTTCCGCGAACTGCTGGACAAGGAATCGGACGTCAACGCCGTTAAAATCATGACGCCGGACCACCTGCACGCAACGGTGTCCATCGCCGCGATGAACAAGGGCAAGCACGTCGTCATGCACAAGCCGCTGGCCAACCGGCTGCTGGAGGCCCGCTTGGTGATCGAGACGGCGCGCAAGACCAAAGTGGTCACCCACTTCCTGCCCTCCAGCAACGGTGCCAACGTCCGCACCATCAAAGCCTGGATTGATGCGGGTGCCATTGGTACGCTGCGCGAAATTCACAACTGGTCCAATCGCCCGGTGTGGCCCCAGTATCCGACTCTCCCGACGGATCAGCCGCCGATCCCGCCCGATTTTGATTGGAACCTGTGGCTCGGCCCTTCGCTGGACCGTCCCTATCATCCCAACTATACCCACGCGGTATTTCGCGGGTGGTACGAATTCGGCG
It encodes:
- a CDS encoding SUMF1/EgtB/PvdO family nonheme iron enzyme, with the translated sequence MGNYSPSLNVDEYENTSPVGRFKANQFGLYDMGGNVWQWCEDFYDGKSSFRMLRGASWGISFPGRLLSSYRFNLAGAREVEGIAFLSIGTAGLSFSAAHS
- a CDS encoding SUMF1/EgtB/PvdO family nonheme iron enzyme, with the translated sequence MEAQQAAEKRNRLKEAFLKSQQEAKVQEEARRKAEAEAEAAALAEEKRAAEQAAQEKANAEHWANSLGMAFAPVAGTTVWFGTWDVRVQDYQAFIDATATIETEHHWFGKDTQRNIKREWPVPSFSQGPTHSAVNVSWDDAKAFCAWLTTKEQGEGKLAAGQEYRLPTDAEWSYAVGIGDKKWNGTPKEKDGKLKRYLSQGQSMATAERGGELQSIVERG
- a CDS encoding sugar phosphate isomerase/epimerase — protein: MKATRREFIRRSALAVAGYGLAQPWAARAAASGISLGFSLYGMKSLPLDEALRACAAIGYRNVELTLTPGFPSEPKQLSATARQALRQQLQSLSLELSGLMFNLKLVVDDAAHAKNLEEIKVAAELAHDLAPDRATVVETVLGGKPSEWDAVKERMVERLQSWAEVAKRGKIILGVKAHVGSAVHLPERLLWLLDRVPGDAVAAVFDYSHFELQGVGLPESLKLLLPRTKFIHVKDATGDAKKFQFLLPGDGKTDYVAYFKLLQQHGYQGPVVAEVSGQIFSRPGYDPLAAARQCHAKLAAALNGV
- a CDS encoding Gfo/Idh/MocA family oxidoreductase, translated to MKTNELSPVNASGTKSQPETASLSRRRFMLASGTVATAFTIVPRHVLGGPGHVAPSEKIALAYIGCGTQGLREMPKMLAAPEVQIVAVCDPVKDGHDYVDWSKDSHRKMLANTMGKPDWRQDAPGIPGGREIAKEFIETVYAKQRAADKFKGVTAYADFRELLDKESDVNAVKIMTPDHLHATVSIAAMNKGKHVVMHKPLANRLLEARLVIETARKTKVVTHFLPSSNGANVRTIKAWIDAGAIGTLREIHNWSNRPVWPQYPTLPTDQPPIPPDFDWNLWLGPSLDRPYHPNYTHAVFRGWYEFGGGAVADMGHYSLWPVFQQFNLDAPVLVESRPSHLCTLNGQVATKIRNDYSFPAACMIRFKFAARNERPALDLFWHDGSMKPPTPEELEADNLELAPEGMLFIGDRGKILADFRGENPRIIPAQKMREFQGAKSLPEAVATPGGRSDGEAAWLAAIKGGPSTFGDFSLAGPIADAFNLGAISLRMGGRRLRFDAATAKITNVPEANKYLTREYRKGWELA